Proteins from a single region of Parambassis ranga chromosome 16, fParRan2.1, whole genome shotgun sequence:
- the fbxl4 gene encoding F-box/LRR-repeat protein 4, which produces MLTLLSMFYYICLRRRSRSGTRGEALTSRRAVESGQRAALPVSVEEEQYAKEVLDFSSHYGSENSMSYTMWNLAGVPNVYPSSGDFTQTAVFRAYGKWWEQCASAPPPFRRTPKGFYSQDYIELGFEEPVYPTAVEVFETYYPGAIVQILACSHNPFSQNPPTDIRWEVLWSAEPTKVLTPQARQFSPKIKHISFPTNLLRLEVNSSLLDYYTELDAVILRGVKERPMLALYKMPIIDINDLSDSEEELSDLGGPFRQGGDGKRTGNGYFDKLPYELIQLILSHLTLPDLCRLAQSCKLLHQHCCDPLQYTQLSLQPYWARLSDASLGHLQSRCTLLQRLNLSWTGNRGALTLTGFSSFMKACGFNLVSLEMSCCHFLNEACLEVISQTCPSLQELNLSSCDRLHPQAFTHISKLTQLRRLVLYRTKIEQTAILSILTFCIELRHLNLGSCVRIEDYDVVASMLATRCRSLCSLDLWRCRNLTDRGLAELVSGCRMLEELDLGWCPTLQSSTGCFQHLARSLPRLRKLFLTANRTVCDSDIEELANSCPSLQHLDILGTRLVSAASLKKLLQSCPRLLLLDVSFCSQIDMRVVQELTGLFPNVAIKKSFTQ; this is translated from the exons ATGTTAACCCTCTTGAGCATGTTTTACTATATCTGTCTGCGGCGACGCTCCAGGAGTGGGACTCGTGGCGAGGCGCTGACCAGTCGGCGGGCTGTGGAATCCGGTCAGCGAGCGGCATTGCCAgtcagtgtggaggaggagcagtatGCCAAGGAGGTTCTGGACTTTAGCTCCCACTATGGCAGTGAGAATAGTATGTCCTACACTATGTGGAACCTGGCTGGGGTTCCCAATGTCTACCCCAGCTCAGGGGACTTCACCCAGACTGCTGTATTCAGAGCTTATGGAAAATGGTGGGAACAGTGCGCCAGTGCTCCGCCGCCTTTTCGCCGCACCCCTAAGGGTTTCTACAGCCAGGATTACATTGAGCTGGGCTTCGAGGAGCCTGTCTATCCTACAGCAGTAGAGGTGTTTGAGACATATTATCCTGGAGCCATCGTCCAGATTTTGGCCTGCTCTCACAATCCCTTCTCCCAGAACCCTCCAACTGATATCAG GTGGGAGGTTTTGTGGTCGGCAGAGCCCACAAAGGTGCTGACACCCCAAGCACGCCAGTTTTCACCTAAAATCAAGCATATCAGCTTCCCCACTAATCTCCTGCGTCTGGAGGTCAACAGCTCTCTGTTGGATTACTACACCGAGCTGGATGCGGTTATCCTGCGTGGGGTAAAAGAGAGGCCCATGCTGGCTCTCTATAAGATGCCCATCATTGACATTAACGACCTGAGTGACAGCGAGGAGGAGCTTTCTGACTTGGGAGGTCCTTTCAGGCAAGGTGGAGACGGGAAGAGGACTGGAAATGGCTACTTTGACAAACTGCCATATGAG CTCATCCAGCTAATACTGAGCCACCTGACCCTGCCAGACCTCTGCCGTCTGGCCCAGAGCTGTAAGCTGCTGCACCAGCACTGCTGCGACCCGTTGCAGTACACCCAGCTGAGCCTGCAGCCCTACTGGGCACGGCTGAGTGACGCCTCTCTGGGACACCTGCAGAGCCGCTGTACCCTCCTCCAGAGGCTCAACCTGTCCTGGACTGGCAACCGTGGAGCTCTCACCCTGACGGGCTTCAGCAG CTTCATGAAGGCCTGTGGATTCAACTTGGTCTCCCTGGAAATGTCATGCTGCCACTTCTTGAATGAAGCCTGCCTGGAGGTCATCTCTCAAACCTGTCCCAGTCTGCAGGAGCTCAATCTGTCCTCCTGCGATCGCCTCCACCCGCAGGCCTTCACACACATCTCCAAACTTACACAGCTTCGCAGGCTGGTGCTCTACAGAACCAAGATAGAG CAAACAGCCATCTTGAGCATCCTGACTTTCTGCATAGAGCTGAGACACCTCAACCTAGGCAGCTGTGTGAGG ATCGAGGATTACGATGTGGTAGCCAGTATGCTAGCCACTCGCTGTCGGTCGCTGTGCTCTCTGGACTTGTGGCGCTGCAGAAACCTGACAGATCGAGGCCTGGCTGAGCTTGTCTCAGGATGCAG gatgctggaggagctggacctggGCTGGTGTCCcacactgcagagcagcactgGATGTTTCCAGCACCTCGCCCGCAGTCTGCCACGACTGCGTAAGCTCTTCCTCACCGCGAACCGCACCGTCTGCGACTCAGACATAGAGGAGCTGGCCAACAGCTGCCCCTCACTGCAGCACCTCGACATACTGG GTACACGGCTGGTGAGTGCTGCCTCACTGAAGAAACTCCTCCAGTCATGCCCTCGGCTTCTCCTCCTGGACGTCTCCTTCTGCTCGCAGATAGACATGCGTGTCGTCCAAGAGCTCACCGGTCTCTTCCCCAACGTGGCAATCAAGAAAAGCTTCACTCAGTGA